In a single window of the Larimichthys crocea isolate SSNF chromosome XVII, L_crocea_2.0, whole genome shotgun sequence genome:
- the npl gene encoding N-acetylneuraminate lyase isoform X2 — protein MSLSVEERKTLANDWCKKAKGKMDHVIIHVGCMSLKDSQELAIHAAQIGADGIAVISPSFFKPRSAEVLRTFLQEVASVAPSLPFYYYHIPAITGVNVLVRDLLEDIEKVIPSFRGVKFSGSDLMDFGQCVSYSQPQWSFLYGMDEQLIAALAMGANGAVGSTYNYIGSNMNELISAFEKGNIAKARTIQFKMQELLSFAMKLGFDLGVNKQLMSVVSGLCLGPPRLPVMQCSDAHALSIAEKLRRLFPEH, from the exons ATGTCACTCAGCGTTGAAGAGAGGAAGACACTGGCAAATGACTGGTGTAAGAAAGCCAAGGGCAA AATGGATCACGTGATCATACATGTCGGCTGCATGAGTCTCAAAGATTCCCAAGAGCTG GCTATTCATGCAGCACAGATTGGGGCTGATGGAATCGCAGTCATTTCCCCTTCCTTCTTCAAGCCCCGCAGTGCAG AGGTGTTGAGGACGTTCCTCCAGGAAGTGGCTTCAGTCGCCCCATCTCTGCCCTTCTATTATTATCATATTCCAGCCATCACCGGTGTTAACG TGCTGGTGAGAGATCTGTTGGAAGATATCGAGAAGGTCATTCCCTCTTTCCGTGGTGTGAAGTTTAGTGGGAGTGACTTGATGGACTTTGGTCAGTGTGTCAGCTACAGTCAGCCTCAATGGTCATTCCTCTACGGCATGGACGAG CAATTGATTGCAGCTCTGGCTATGGGAGCCAACGGAGCGGTTGGCAG CACATATAACTATATAGGATCTAATATGAATGAGCTCATTTCAGCATTTGAGAAAGGCAACATCGCCAAAGCGAGGACAATACAG TTCAAAATGCAAGAGCTTCTCAGTTTTGCCATGAAACTTG GCTTTGATCTGGGGgtgaacaaacagctgatgtcTGTGGTGTCAGGCTTGTGTCTCGGGCCCCCTCGACTCCCAGTGATGCAGTGTTCTGAcgctcatgctctgtccatcGCCGAGAAACTTCGGAGACTCTTTCCTGAACATTGA
- the npl gene encoding N-acetylneuraminate lyase isoform X1, producing the protein MDPLAVKNLTGLVAATFTPLNPQGEINLSVIGPYIDYLIEKQGVNSIFVNGTTGESMSLSVEERKTLANDWCKKAKGKMDHVIIHVGCMSLKDSQELAIHAAQIGADGIAVISPSFFKPRSAEVLRTFLQEVASVAPSLPFYYYHIPAITGVNVLVRDLLEDIEKVIPSFRGVKFSGSDLMDFGQCVSYSQPQWSFLYGMDEQLIAALAMGANGAVGSTYNYIGSNMNELISAFEKGNIAKARTIQFKMQELLSFAMKLGFDLGVNKQLMSVVSGLCLGPPRLPVMQCSDAHALSIAEKLRRLFPEH; encoded by the exons ATGGACCCTCTTGCTGTTAAGAATCTGACAGGGTTGGTTGCAGCCACTTTTACACCACTAAACCCTCAAGG TGAAATCAACCTATCAGTGATTGGACCTTATATTGACTACTTGATAGAGAAGCAAGGTGTAAATAGCATATTTG TGAATGGCACCACCGGAGAGAGCATGTCACTCAGCGTTGAAGAGAGGAAGACACTGGCAAATGACTGGTGTAAGAAAGCCAAGGGCAA AATGGATCACGTGATCATACATGTCGGCTGCATGAGTCTCAAAGATTCCCAAGAGCTG GCTATTCATGCAGCACAGATTGGGGCTGATGGAATCGCAGTCATTTCCCCTTCCTTCTTCAAGCCCCGCAGTGCAG AGGTGTTGAGGACGTTCCTCCAGGAAGTGGCTTCAGTCGCCCCATCTCTGCCCTTCTATTATTATCATATTCCAGCCATCACCGGTGTTAACG TGCTGGTGAGAGATCTGTTGGAAGATATCGAGAAGGTCATTCCCTCTTTCCGTGGTGTGAAGTTTAGTGGGAGTGACTTGATGGACTTTGGTCAGTGTGTCAGCTACAGTCAGCCTCAATGGTCATTCCTCTACGGCATGGACGAG CAATTGATTGCAGCTCTGGCTATGGGAGCCAACGGAGCGGTTGGCAG CACATATAACTATATAGGATCTAATATGAATGAGCTCATTTCAGCATTTGAGAAAGGCAACATCGCCAAAGCGAGGACAATACAG TTCAAAATGCAAGAGCTTCTCAGTTTTGCCATGAAACTTG GCTTTGATCTGGGGgtgaacaaacagctgatgtcTGTGGTGTCAGGCTTGTGTCTCGGGCCCCCTCGACTCCCAGTGATGCAGTGTTCTGAcgctcatgctctgtccatcGCCGAGAAACTTCGGAGACTCTTTCCTGAACATTGA
- the edem3 gene encoding ER degradation-enhancing alpha-mannosidase-like protein 3 isoform X1: MSAVLFLLTLLGGLCSHGHTMTREEKHRLRNQVVEMFDHAYQNYMDHAYPADELMPLTCRGRVRGLEPSRGDIDDALGKFSLTLIDTLDTLVLLNKTTEFEAAVRRVLSDVRLDNDIVVSVFETNIRVLGGLLGGHSMALMLKEGGQHMQWYQDELLHMAKDLGLRLLPAFNTSSGLPYPRVNLKYGVRGPETRTGTETDTCTACAGTIILEFAALSRFTGDPVFEAHARRAMDFLWEKRQRNSNLVGTTINIHSGEWVRRDSGVGAGIDSYYEYLLKAYILLGDDLFLQRFNIHYASIMKYISQPPLLLDVHIHKPLLPARTWMDSLLAFFPGLQVLKGDIRPAIETHEMLYQVTKKHNFLPEAFTTDFRVHWAQHPLRPEFAESTYFLYKATGDPYYLEAGRTILDNLNRFARVPCGFAAMKDVRTGSHEDRMDSFFLAEMFKYLFLLFADNEDLPFDVEDYVFTTEAHLLPLSLSTAPHSSSIPSNRTSEEELDDSNFDWTCPNTRLLFPDPAFPRNLREPIRTAVDKSCPRPAPYREPGMGSPPLRAQDFMANNPEHLELLRRMGVSLIHLKDGRVQLVQHATQAVSAVAAEDGVRFMQEMMELSSQQQKEQLPPRAIQIVSHPFFGRVVLTAGPAQFGTDLSKSSTGVRGFVTVAEPYSGCTEITNAEYVQGHIALLQRGQCMFAEKARHIQKAGAIGGIVIDDNEGSSSDTAPLFQMAGDGRSTDDITLPLLFLFHKEGNILLEALKEYREVEVLLSDKARDRAAIFKGKPLPGSLIEGSVDVQEAEEGCVTEAVTPTSFEPVSQSQMSTVELDEPAPEEVTPSQEEVSPLSEETSPAEEVPPPEEEVSPADLSEPKEERDSERKTEEPEGDTDSSSQSVDELLADWREDLEAFQQMEKDEL, translated from the exons ATGTCAGCTGTACTGTTCTTATTGACGCTGCTCGGAGGGTTGTGCAGCCACGGGCACACCATGACGCGGGAGGAGAAGCACAGGCTGAG GAACCAAGTGGTTGAGATGTTCGACCATGCATATCAGAATTATATG gacCATGCATACCCAGCAGATGAGCTGATGCCACTAACGTGCAGAGGAAGAGTACGTGGGCTCGAACCCAGTCGAGGTGACATAGATGACGCTCTGGGAAA gtTCTCTCTGACCCTAATAGACACTCTGGATACTCTGGTG CTTTTGAACAAGACGACCGAGTTCGAGGCTGCAGTGAGGAGAGTGCTGTCGGATGTGAGGCTGGACAACGACATCGTGGTGTCCGTCTTCGAAACCAACATTCGAGTCCTTGG AGGTTTGTTGGGAGGGCACTCCATGGCTCTGATGCTGAAGGAGGGAGGTCAACACATGCAGTGGTACCAGGATGAGCTCCTGCATATGGCCAAAGACCTGGGCCTCCGACTGCTGCCAGCCTTCAACACCAGCAGCGGCCTGCCTTATCCCAGG gtgAACTTGAAATATGGTGTCAGGGGTCCTGAGACGAGAACaggcacagaaacagacaccTGTACTGCATGTGCAGGAACCATCATCCTGGAGTTTGCTGCCTTAAGTCGCTTCACTGGTGATCCTGTGTTTGAG gctcacgCCCGGCGAGCCATGGACTTTCTGtgggagaagagacagagaaacagcaatCTAGTGGGAACCACCATCAACATCCACTCTGGAGAGTGGGTCCGCAGAG ACAGTGGAGTCGGAGCGGGGATTGACTCATACTATGAATACCTGCTAAAGGCCTACATCCTTTTGGGAGATGACCTGTTTCTGCAGCGGTTCAATAtt CACTATGCATCGATAATGAAATACATAAGCCAGCCTCCGCTGCTGCTGGACGTCCACATCCACAAACCTTTACTTCCCGCTCGCACCTGGATGGACTCTCTGCTGGCCTTCTTCCCTGGACTGCAG GTGTTGAAGGGAGATATCCGTCCCGCCATCGAGACTCATGAGATGTTGTATCAAGttacaaagaaacacaactTCCTCCCAGAG GCCTTCACTACTGATTTCAGGGTACACTGGGCTCAACATCCCCTAAGGCCTGAGTTTGCAGAGAGCACCTATTTCCTTTACAAG GCCACAGGAGACCCTTATTACCTGGAGGCAGGTCGCACCATCCTGGACAACCTCAACCGCTTTGCTCGTGTACCCTGCGGCTTCGCCGCAATGAAGGACGTACGCACTGGAAGCCATGAGGACAG AATGGACTCGTTCTTCCTCGCTGAGATGTTCAAATACTTGTTCCTGCTGTTTGCCGATAACGAGGACTTACCGTTTGACGTGGAGGACTACGTCTTCACGACCGAGGCTCACCTGCTGCCCCTGTCCCTTTCCACAGCCCCTCACTCTTCATCTATTCCCTCAAACAGAACG tcagaggaggagctggacgACTCAAACTTTGACTGGACCTGCCCGAACACTCGCCTCCTGTTTCCTGACCCTGCCTTCCCTCGTAACCTGAGAGAACCAATCCGTACTGCTGTTGACAAGAGCTGCCCCCGCCCAGCTCCTTACAG gGAACCTGGTATGGGCAGCCCTCCTCTCAGGGCTCAGGATTTCATGGCCAACAACCCTGAACATCTGGAGCTGTTGAGAAGGATGGGAGTCAGTCTAATCCACCTGAAAGATGGCAGGGTGCAGCTCGTGCAGCACGCTACACAG GCGGTCAGTGCGGTGGCAGCAGAGGACGGCGTGCGTTTCATGCAGGAGATGATGGAGCTGTCCAGCCAGCAGCAGAAAGAGCAGCTGCCTCCCAGAGCCATTCAGATCGTCTCCCATCCATTCTTTGGCAGGGTTGTGCTGACCGCCGGACCAGCACAGTTTGGCACAGACCTGTCCAAAAGTTCCACCGGG GTACGTGGCTTTGTGACCGTGGCTGAACCCTACAGTGGCTGCACCGAGATCACCAATGCTGAGTACGTCCAGGGCCACATCGCTCTGCTTCAGAGGGGACAGTGCATGTTTGCAGAGAAGGCCAGACACATCCAGAAGGCTGGCGCCATCGGAGGCATAGTCATCG ACGACAATGAGGGCAGCAGCAGCGACACGGCTCCCCTCTTTCAAATGGCCGGGGACGGCCGCAGCACGGACGACATCACCTtgcctctcctcttcctcttccacaaAGAGGGCAACATCCTGTTGGAGGCGCTGAAGGAGTacagggaggtggaggtgctgcTGAGTGACAAAGCCCGAGACAGAG CAGCCATATTCAAAGGTAAACCTCTTCCTGGCAGCCTGATTGAGGGCA GTGTGGACGTgcaagaagcagaggaaggcTGCGTAACCGAAGCAGTGACTCCCACCTCCTTCGAACCCGTCAGCCAGTCGCAGATGAGCACGGTGGAGCTAGACGAACCGGCTCCGGAGGAGGTCACTCCATCCCAGGAGGAAGTCAGTCCTTTAAGTGAAGAGACTAGTCCGGCAGAGGAAGTTCCACCACCGGAAGAGGAAGTTAGTCCTGCAGATCTGTCAGAGcccaaagaggagagagactctgagagaaagacagaggagccCGAGGGCGACACAGACTCGAGCAGCCAGTCGGTGGACGAACTGCTGGCTGATTGGCGGGAAGACTTGGAGGCGTTCCAGCAGATGGAGAAGGATGAGCTCTGA
- the edem3 gene encoding ER degradation-enhancing alpha-mannosidase-like protein 3 isoform X2, which produces MSAVLFLLTLLGGLCSHGHTMTREEKHRLRNQVVEMFDHAYQNYMDHAYPADELMPLTCRGRVRGLEPSRGDIDDALGKFSLTLIDTLDTLVLLNKTTEFEAAVRRVLSDVRLDNDIVVSVFETNIRVLGGLLGGHSMALMLKEGGQHMQWYQDELLHMAKDLGLRLLPAFNTSSGLPYPRVNLKYGVRGPETRTGTETDTCTACAGTIILEFAALSRFTGDPVFEAHARRAMDFLWEKRQRNSNLVGTTINIHSGEWVRRDSGVGAGIDSYYEYLLKAYILLGDDLFLQRFNIHYASIMKYISQPPLLLDVHIHKPLLPARTWMDSLLAFFPGLQVLKGDIRPAIETHEMLYQVTKKHNFLPEAFTTDFRVHWAQHPLRPEFAESTYFLYKATGDPYYLEAGRTILDNLNRFARVPCGFAAMKDVRTGSHEDRMDSFFLAEMFKYLFLLFADNEDLPFDVEDYVFTTEAHLLPLSLSTAPHSSSIPSNRTSEEELDDSNFDWTCPNTRLLFPDPAFPRNLREPIRTAVDKSCPRPAPYREPGMGSPPLRAQDFMANNPEHLELLRRMGVSLIHLKDGRVQLVQHATQAVSAVAAEDGVRFMQEMMELSSQQQKEQLPPRAIQIVSHPFFGRVVLTAGPAQFGTDLSKSSTGVRGFVTVAEPYSGCTEITNAEYVQGHIALLQRGQCMFAEKARHIQKAGAIGGIVIDDNEGSSSDTAPLFQMAGDGRSTDDITLPLLFLFHKEGNILLEALKEYREVEVLLSDKARDRGVDVQEAEEGCVTEAVTPTSFEPVSQSQMSTVELDEPAPEEVTPSQEEVSPLSEETSPAEEVPPPEEEVSPADLSEPKEERDSERKTEEPEGDTDSSSQSVDELLADWREDLEAFQQMEKDEL; this is translated from the exons ATGTCAGCTGTACTGTTCTTATTGACGCTGCTCGGAGGGTTGTGCAGCCACGGGCACACCATGACGCGGGAGGAGAAGCACAGGCTGAG GAACCAAGTGGTTGAGATGTTCGACCATGCATATCAGAATTATATG gacCATGCATACCCAGCAGATGAGCTGATGCCACTAACGTGCAGAGGAAGAGTACGTGGGCTCGAACCCAGTCGAGGTGACATAGATGACGCTCTGGGAAA gtTCTCTCTGACCCTAATAGACACTCTGGATACTCTGGTG CTTTTGAACAAGACGACCGAGTTCGAGGCTGCAGTGAGGAGAGTGCTGTCGGATGTGAGGCTGGACAACGACATCGTGGTGTCCGTCTTCGAAACCAACATTCGAGTCCTTGG AGGTTTGTTGGGAGGGCACTCCATGGCTCTGATGCTGAAGGAGGGAGGTCAACACATGCAGTGGTACCAGGATGAGCTCCTGCATATGGCCAAAGACCTGGGCCTCCGACTGCTGCCAGCCTTCAACACCAGCAGCGGCCTGCCTTATCCCAGG gtgAACTTGAAATATGGTGTCAGGGGTCCTGAGACGAGAACaggcacagaaacagacaccTGTACTGCATGTGCAGGAACCATCATCCTGGAGTTTGCTGCCTTAAGTCGCTTCACTGGTGATCCTGTGTTTGAG gctcacgCCCGGCGAGCCATGGACTTTCTGtgggagaagagacagagaaacagcaatCTAGTGGGAACCACCATCAACATCCACTCTGGAGAGTGGGTCCGCAGAG ACAGTGGAGTCGGAGCGGGGATTGACTCATACTATGAATACCTGCTAAAGGCCTACATCCTTTTGGGAGATGACCTGTTTCTGCAGCGGTTCAATAtt CACTATGCATCGATAATGAAATACATAAGCCAGCCTCCGCTGCTGCTGGACGTCCACATCCACAAACCTTTACTTCCCGCTCGCACCTGGATGGACTCTCTGCTGGCCTTCTTCCCTGGACTGCAG GTGTTGAAGGGAGATATCCGTCCCGCCATCGAGACTCATGAGATGTTGTATCAAGttacaaagaaacacaactTCCTCCCAGAG GCCTTCACTACTGATTTCAGGGTACACTGGGCTCAACATCCCCTAAGGCCTGAGTTTGCAGAGAGCACCTATTTCCTTTACAAG GCCACAGGAGACCCTTATTACCTGGAGGCAGGTCGCACCATCCTGGACAACCTCAACCGCTTTGCTCGTGTACCCTGCGGCTTCGCCGCAATGAAGGACGTACGCACTGGAAGCCATGAGGACAG AATGGACTCGTTCTTCCTCGCTGAGATGTTCAAATACTTGTTCCTGCTGTTTGCCGATAACGAGGACTTACCGTTTGACGTGGAGGACTACGTCTTCACGACCGAGGCTCACCTGCTGCCCCTGTCCCTTTCCACAGCCCCTCACTCTTCATCTATTCCCTCAAACAGAACG tcagaggaggagctggacgACTCAAACTTTGACTGGACCTGCCCGAACACTCGCCTCCTGTTTCCTGACCCTGCCTTCCCTCGTAACCTGAGAGAACCAATCCGTACTGCTGTTGACAAGAGCTGCCCCCGCCCAGCTCCTTACAG gGAACCTGGTATGGGCAGCCCTCCTCTCAGGGCTCAGGATTTCATGGCCAACAACCCTGAACATCTGGAGCTGTTGAGAAGGATGGGAGTCAGTCTAATCCACCTGAAAGATGGCAGGGTGCAGCTCGTGCAGCACGCTACACAG GCGGTCAGTGCGGTGGCAGCAGAGGACGGCGTGCGTTTCATGCAGGAGATGATGGAGCTGTCCAGCCAGCAGCAGAAAGAGCAGCTGCCTCCCAGAGCCATTCAGATCGTCTCCCATCCATTCTTTGGCAGGGTTGTGCTGACCGCCGGACCAGCACAGTTTGGCACAGACCTGTCCAAAAGTTCCACCGGG GTACGTGGCTTTGTGACCGTGGCTGAACCCTACAGTGGCTGCACCGAGATCACCAATGCTGAGTACGTCCAGGGCCACATCGCTCTGCTTCAGAGGGGACAGTGCATGTTTGCAGAGAAGGCCAGACACATCCAGAAGGCTGGCGCCATCGGAGGCATAGTCATCG ACGACAATGAGGGCAGCAGCAGCGACACGGCTCCCCTCTTTCAAATGGCCGGGGACGGCCGCAGCACGGACGACATCACCTtgcctctcctcttcctcttccacaaAGAGGGCAACATCCTGTTGGAGGCGCTGAAGGAGTacagggaggtggaggtgctgcTGAGTGACAAAGCCCGAGACAGAG GTGTGGACGTgcaagaagcagaggaaggcTGCGTAACCGAAGCAGTGACTCCCACCTCCTTCGAACCCGTCAGCCAGTCGCAGATGAGCACGGTGGAGCTAGACGAACCGGCTCCGGAGGAGGTCACTCCATCCCAGGAGGAAGTCAGTCCTTTAAGTGAAGAGACTAGTCCGGCAGAGGAAGTTCCACCACCGGAAGAGGAAGTTAGTCCTGCAGATCTGTCAGAGcccaaagaggagagagactctgagagaaagacagaggagccCGAGGGCGACACAGACTCGAGCAGCCAGTCGGTGGACGAACTGCTGGCTGATTGGCGGGAAGACTTGGAGGCGTTCCAGCAGATGGAGAAGGATGAGCTCTGA